A region from the Triticum aestivum cultivar Chinese Spring chromosome 3D, IWGSC CS RefSeq v2.1, whole genome shotgun sequence genome encodes:
- the LOC123075352 gene encoding E3 ubiquitin-protein ligase BOI-like, with protein sequence MAVDLQRLRHMLLTTGGGHHQLANRPGASAAAMPASEPGYGAAALFTPTSAADHYSERLALAAVDPARKGDGAQEMTAGNKRRRVDERSSVLGDVLAAHAQQQTVAVDHILHRHARKMWAALAEQRRSHLRLIVSTVEARAAKRLKAKDDEIERVRGMNWALEERLRNLYMEAQMWRDVAQSHEAAANVLRADLQRVLDAQAVRGGGGGDGQDDAESCCWGENQVPLCAEEVGTPAPTGVGRCKGCGDGAAVVLLLPCRHLCVCAPCAAAAQACPSCGCAKNGSVCVNFS encoded by the exons ATGGCCGTGGATCTGCAACGCCTGCGCCACATGTTACTCACCACCGGCGGCGGCCACCACCAGCTCGCCAATCGGCCAGGCGCCTCGGCCGCCGCCATGCCTGCGAGCGAGCCTGGCTACGGCGCCGCGGCCCTCTTCACGCCGACGTCGGCCGCGGATCACTACTCGGAGCGGTTGGCTCTGGCCGCGGTTGATCCGGCCAGGAAGGGCGACGGCGCTCAGGAAATGACCGCCGGCAACAAGCGGAGGCGCGTCGACGAGCGGTCGTCCGTGCTCGGCGACGTTCTTGCGGCCCACGCGCAACAGCAGACTGTCGCCGTCGACCACATCCTGCACAGACAT GCGAGAAAGATGTGGGCTGCTCTGGCGGAGCAGAGGCGGAGCCACCTGAGGCTCATCGTGTCCACCGTGGAGGCCAGGGCGGCGAAGCGGCTCAAGGCCAAGGACGACGAGATCGAGCGGGTCAGGGGCATGAACTGGGCGCTGGAGGAGCGCCTCAGGAACCTCTACATGGAGGCTCAGATGTGGCGCGACGTCGCGCAGTCCCACGAGGCCGCGGCCAACGTGCTCCGCGCCGACCTGCAGCGGGTGCTCGACGCGCAGGCggtccgtggcggcggcggcggcgatggtcaGGACGACGCCGAGTCGTGCTGCTGGGGGGAGAACCAGGTGCCCCTCTGCGCGGAGGAGGTGGGCACGCCGGCCCCGACAGGAGTCGGAAGGTGCAAGGGGTGCGGCGACGGCGCGGCCGTGGTGCTGCTGCTGCCGTGCCGGCACCTCTGCGTGTGCGCGCCGTGCGCGGCCGCAGCGCAGGCGTGCCCGTCGTGCGGATGCGCCAAGAACGGCAGCGTCTGCGTCAACTTTTCGTGA